A single region of the Pyxidicoccus trucidator genome encodes:
- a CDS encoding response regulator yields the protein MSRPIQHLLLVEDDSTWRDCLGEVARAEGLKVSHATDGVEALEWLRANPRAGHPDLILLDLVLPRMDGWELYGQLRTNERLRHLNVLMFSAALSGQEPPLGGVVGYLRKPHAPEAMLGELRTQLRHLPETLSREPSGPYTLRFQEGVSVSLGTLPRPLAHALRLHLLRAAELVGTELPMTSTWLMALPGTPPSLLVTVEGVQVVLDVDDERRELTASSAVIPPHLVSAS from the coding sequence ATGTCCCGGCCCATCCAGCACCTGCTGCTCGTCGAGGATGACTCCACCTGGCGCGACTGCCTGGGTGAGGTCGCTCGTGCCGAGGGACTCAAGGTGTCCCACGCCACGGACGGCGTGGAGGCGCTGGAGTGGCTGCGGGCGAATCCGCGTGCCGGGCACCCGGACCTCATCCTGCTGGACCTCGTGCTGCCGCGGATGGACGGGTGGGAGCTGTACGGGCAGCTGCGGACGAACGAGCGGCTGCGGCACCTGAACGTGCTGATGTTCTCCGCCGCACTGAGCGGACAGGAGCCCCCGCTGGGCGGCGTGGTGGGCTACCTGCGCAAGCCCCACGCCCCGGAGGCGATGCTGGGCGAGCTGCGCACCCAGCTGCGGCACCTGCCCGAGACGCTCTCCCGGGAGCCCTCTGGCCCCTACACGCTGCGGTTCCAGGAGGGCGTGTCCGTCTCGCTGGGCACGCTGCCCCGGCCCCTGGCCCACGCGCTGCGCCTGCACCTGCTGCGCGCCGCGGAGCTGGTGGGCACGGAGCTGCCCATGACGTCCACGTGGCTGATGGCGCTGCCGGGCACCCCGCCGTCGCTGCTGGTGACGGTGGAAGGCGTGCAGGTGGTGCTGGACGTGGACGACGAGCGGCGCGAGCTCACCGCCAGCAGCGCCGTCATCCCGCCGCACCTCGTCTCCGCCTCCTGA
- a CDS encoding response regulator, with amino-acid sequence MSTPSLVLLVEDHADSRELLEEFLTLEGFRVETAGNGLKAWERLRRAPMPDAVLLDLMMPVMSGWELMRHVREDDRLRALPVVVVSGAGNSQPLPEGVLATVPKPVDLGELRDTLVRVVGMH; translated from the coding sequence ATGTCCACGCCCAGCCTCGTCCTCCTGGTGGAAGACCATGCCGATAGCCGGGAGCTCCTGGAGGAATTCCTCACGCTGGAGGGCTTCCGGGTGGAGACGGCGGGCAACGGCCTGAAGGCGTGGGAGCGCCTGCGCCGCGCGCCGATGCCGGACGCGGTGCTGCTGGATTTGATGATGCCGGTGATGAGCGGCTGGGAGCTGATGCGCCACGTCCGCGAGGACGACCGGCTGCGCGCCCTGCCGGTGGTGGTGGTGTCCGGCGCGGGTAACTCGCAGCCGCTGCCCGAGGGCGTGCTGGCCACCGTGCCCAAGCCGGTGGACCTGGGCGAGCTGCGCGACACCCTGGTGCGCGTGGTGGGCATGCACTGA
- a CDS encoding response regulator produces MESLVPQVSSVLVVEDDADLRAAVADILEDEGFEVHVAENGQDALVELVHMGRRPCLVLLDLMMPVMDGFTFMERFRADPGMRHVPVVVCSASVSEPPEGASAMLRKPFEIPALLDTVSGYCARS; encoded by the coding sequence ATGGAATCCCTCGTCCCGCAGGTCAGCTCGGTTCTCGTGGTGGAGGACGACGCGGACCTGCGGGCCGCCGTCGCCGACATCCTGGAGGACGAGGGCTTCGAGGTGCACGTGGCGGAGAACGGCCAGGACGCGCTGGTGGAGCTGGTCCACATGGGCCGCCGGCCCTGTCTCGTGCTGTTGGATTTGATGATGCCCGTCATGGACGGCTTCACCTTCATGGAGCGGTTTCGCGCGGACCCCGGGATGCGCCATGTCCCCGTGGTGGTGTGCTCCGCCTCGGTGAGCGAGCCGCCGGAGGGCGCCAGCGCCATGCTGCGCAAGCCCTTCGAGATTCCCGCCCTGCTGGACACCGTGTCGGGCTACTGCGCCCGGAGCTGA
- a CDS encoding PAS domain S-box protein — MSPRAARPYIRRTVSISLAEFLLQHRDTIMEAWEVEVRAIPAAQALSRPALRDGLPRLLEVVASLMRLRPHEGVGSGLDPIPDMHALERLGEGFNLRQVVTEYRLLRGCVLRLWSARGSPTPRPEEERIFHEAMDEAVAASVSRYTRARERTLQALDRISTAALGSADVAGFLPRLLQVLRETVVAVDVAAVLLREGDSLHVESVVGDGLEPGARVPVGEGFTGTIAATRRPLLVHEAGSDARVSEQGLRAAGLRALYGVPLVLDAELLGVAVMGCRSSSELSEEDLLLFRAMGARATALLAQAQAHAREREARAEAEASLARLRETEAGLRRWEEVFTRLGVGVAVVSAEDNVLRDVNPAFARMHGYAPEELKGRPLEDTFAPEARGVLPRHVSAAHSKPSHEYESLHVRKDGSRFPAFSHVTAFRDAAGRVVQRVATVLDITQRRAVETDRQRLLSAIEAERARLASVLDQMPAGVFIAEAPSGRLVMASRQAEALTGRTFQVSSSAEDVTRDYPPVVHPDGRQYAPEEMPLSRSLRQGEVVRSEELLLQREDGGRVTVLVSSSPIRDREGTIVAAVATMVDVTERRRAQEAALQAALFGERLIAIVSHDLRNPLNAIQLSATQLLHSEELPERERRLVTRLARSSDRMKRMISELLDFTRGRLGGGIPIQRMPGDLRAVVRQGVEELEAAWPERGLALHVGPGRYDGQWDADRLLQVVSNLGGNALQYSSPDTPITFRLSDAADAVVLEVHNVGEPISVEAQPHLFDPFRRGAMTGLGGGASGGLGLGLYIVEQVVKGHGGRISVESTAGTGTTFRVTLPRAAAPG, encoded by the coding sequence TTGTCGCCGCGCGCGGCCCGGCCTTACATCCGCCGCACCGTGTCCATCTCCCTGGCCGAATTCCTGCTGCAGCACCGGGACACCATCATGGAGGCCTGGGAGGTGGAGGTCCGTGCCATTCCCGCGGCCCAGGCCCTCTCCCGGCCCGCGCTGCGCGACGGCCTGCCCCGGCTGCTGGAGGTGGTGGCCTCGCTGATGCGGCTGCGGCCCCACGAGGGGGTGGGCTCGGGACTGGACCCCATCCCGGACATGCACGCGCTGGAGCGGCTGGGAGAGGGCTTCAACCTCCGGCAGGTGGTGACGGAGTACCGGCTGCTGCGCGGCTGCGTGCTGCGGCTGTGGTCCGCCCGGGGCTCGCCCACGCCCCGTCCGGAGGAGGAGCGCATCTTCCATGAGGCCATGGACGAGGCGGTGGCCGCCTCCGTCAGCCGCTACACCCGCGCGCGTGAGCGCACCCTGCAGGCGCTGGACCGCATCAGCACCGCGGCCCTGGGCAGCGCCGATGTGGCCGGCTTCCTCCCGCGCCTCCTCCAGGTGCTGCGCGAGACGGTGGTCGCGGTGGACGTGGCGGCGGTGCTGCTGCGCGAGGGGGACTCGCTGCACGTGGAGAGCGTGGTGGGGGACGGCCTGGAGCCCGGCGCCCGGGTGCCCGTGGGCGAGGGCTTCACCGGCACCATCGCCGCCACGCGCCGGCCGCTGCTGGTGCACGAGGCGGGCAGCGACGCGCGGGTGAGCGAGCAGGGCCTGCGCGCGGCGGGGCTGCGCGCGCTGTACGGCGTGCCGCTGGTGCTGGACGCGGAGTTGCTGGGCGTGGCGGTGATGGGCTGCCGCTCCAGCAGCGAGCTGTCCGAGGAGGACCTGCTGCTGTTCCGCGCCATGGGCGCGCGCGCCACCGCGCTGCTGGCCCAGGCCCAGGCCCATGCCCGCGAGCGCGAGGCCCGCGCCGAGGCGGAGGCCTCGCTGGCCCGCCTGCGGGAGACGGAGGCCGGCCTGCGGCGCTGGGAGGAGGTCTTCACCCGTCTGGGCGTGGGCGTGGCGGTGGTCAGCGCGGAGGACAACGTCCTGCGGGACGTCAACCCCGCCTTCGCGCGCATGCACGGGTACGCGCCCGAGGAGCTGAAGGGGCGGCCGCTGGAGGACACCTTCGCTCCGGAGGCGCGAGGCGTGCTGCCCCGGCACGTGTCCGCCGCGCACTCCAAGCCGTCGCACGAGTACGAGTCGCTCCACGTCCGCAAGGACGGCAGCCGCTTCCCGGCCTTCTCGCACGTGACGGCCTTCCGCGACGCGGCCGGCCGGGTGGTGCAGCGGGTGGCCACCGTGCTGGACATCACCCAGCGCCGCGCGGTGGAGACGGACCGGCAGCGGCTCCTTTCCGCCATCGAAGCGGAGCGGGCGCGGCTGGCGTCGGTGCTGGACCAGATGCCCGCCGGCGTCTTCATCGCCGAGGCCCCCAGCGGGCGGCTGGTGATGGCCAGCCGGCAGGCGGAGGCGCTCACCGGGCGGACGTTCCAGGTGTCCTCCTCGGCGGAGGACGTCACCCGCGACTACCCTCCCGTGGTGCACCCGGACGGGAGGCAGTACGCGCCCGAGGAGATGCCGCTGTCGCGCAGCCTCCGTCAGGGCGAGGTGGTGCGCAGCGAGGAGCTGCTCCTCCAGCGCGAGGACGGCGGGCGGGTGACGGTGCTCGTCTCCAGCTCACCCATCCGGGACAGGGAGGGCACCATCGTCGCCGCCGTGGCCACCATGGTGGATGTCACCGAGCGGCGCCGCGCGCAGGAGGCGGCGCTGCAGGCGGCCCTCTTCGGCGAGCGGCTCATCGCCATCGTCAGCCACGATTTGCGCAACCCCCTCAACGCGATTCAGCTGTCCGCCACGCAGTTGCTGCACAGCGAGGAGCTGCCCGAGCGGGAGCGGCGGCTCGTCACCCGGCTGGCGCGCTCCAGTGACCGGATGAAGCGCATGATTTCGGAGCTGCTGGACTTCACCCGGGGCCGGCTGGGCGGCGGCATTCCCATTCAACGCATGCCCGGTGACTTGCGCGCGGTGGTGCGCCAGGGCGTGGAGGAGCTGGAGGCGGCGTGGCCGGAGCGGGGCCTCGCGCTGCACGTGGGGCCGGGCCGCTATGACGGGCAGTGGGACGCGGACCGGCTGCTGCAGGTGGTGAGCAACCTGGGCGGCAACGCGCTCCAGTACAGCTCGCCGGACACCCCCATCACCTTCCGCCTGTCGGACGCCGCGGACGCGGTGGTGCTGGAGGTCCACAACGTGGGCGAGCCCATTTCCGTGGAGGCGCAGCCGCACCTGTTCGACCCGTTCCGCCGGGGCGCCATGACGGGGCTCGGAGGCGGCGCCAGCGGCGGCCTGGGACTGGGGCTCTACATCGTCGAGCAGGTGGTGAAGGGCCACGGCGGCCGCATCAGCGTGGAGTCCACCGCCGGCACGGGCACCACCTTCCGGGTGACGCTGCCCCGCGCGGCGGCGCCGGGCTGA
- a CDS encoding bpX6 domain-containing protein, with protein MSGTSSTLRPRRHLHQGTVRASAFWFDPMLLGEGEARRRVLAAWTPGSAVLALAGGYLLRLPRPCAVASDSSPGLPLTLEQGVLSSAPLSTSERAHPELREGTVVLVRAGVASVASLAGARAVDLSEWLDVSAWVTLPVRGLGAPPPPVSVLEPVRPPTRELFGPAVPTLAPEAQVMLARMQGRPPPEGLAVPPRPGLLARLRAAFGGKALGDAARAEGGARAPGLLRRLFGSPGGSASGSTSSGAGGPGLLARLAAWFQRGGSQPSLPSGAPGGASGMQRASASSAPRAPSWLGRWLAALFGGSEQESGGPTTPTRGDSGAAPRGTQAPPPGPGMLSRLSEWMLRNTPLGELLGRRKAEYVRRLFDMFEEGNLQEALRYAIPLGANLDENTRVSLGLPGPRESLSIQPAKGGAASVFGGGEDLFAALKERYRDAFRRYEREGRIDEAAFILAELLGAHEEAVSFLERHERFKLAAELAEGRGLAPGLVVRQLFLAKDVARAMAVARRSGAFADAVLRLERTHPREARALRLLWGDALADSGDWARAVQAVWPLSEARELARGWVERGVACGGASGARLLALWVTAFPDGLPAAEARVRELLEDDSLERAPERHAFALTLAGESPSAGRTALVVPTVRALLRDRAAGGALFASDFLTRLLRDAPDGALRTDLPPLSERVRTAWSSDPSRAPVHATVRATDEGAFPVHDAVALPDGRLLLALGEAGARLVRADGRTVAHFDVPAFALVPSIHGDRALALAPRGEVRRLSRLDLVARRASSWCDAPLDAWAPTYDGSVWFTAVGSTVMMVDALATGLRALWRVTDVPGPVRALAVDSARLSFLSANLERWTYDLPQGPTLRDRGEMAQAASFLAGTLLSASLTADGEAVVMAAIRVPDRRSTLAEGQETGLTRLETQASYLRPTSTRKSVPPGMLHAGRAAVFLSEAWRVDMAHAEGHWRLYLSDARDTMRGQLTFEGDAQPRLRLTATALLAFDARGRLLWVDLEEGTARHVAVQ; from the coding sequence ATGAGCGGCACGTCCAGCACCCTCCGGCCTCGCCGGCACCTGCACCAGGGCACGGTGCGGGCCTCGGCCTTCTGGTTCGACCCCATGCTGCTTGGCGAGGGCGAGGCGCGGCGGCGTGTGCTCGCCGCGTGGACGCCGGGCTCCGCCGTGCTGGCCCTGGCGGGGGGCTACCTGCTGCGCCTGCCCCGGCCGTGCGCCGTCGCCAGTGACTCCTCGCCGGGGCTGCCGCTCACGCTGGAGCAGGGCGTCCTCTCCTCCGCGCCCCTGTCCACGTCCGAGCGCGCCCACCCCGAGCTTCGCGAGGGCACGGTGGTGCTGGTGCGCGCGGGCGTCGCGAGCGTGGCCTCGCTGGCCGGTGCGCGCGCGGTGGACCTGTCGGAGTGGCTCGACGTGTCCGCGTGGGTGACGCTGCCCGTGCGCGGCCTGGGGGCGCCTCCGCCGCCGGTGTCCGTGCTGGAGCCTGTCCGGCCACCCACGCGCGAGCTGTTCGGGCCTGCGGTGCCCACGCTCGCGCCCGAGGCGCAGGTGATGCTCGCGCGCATGCAGGGGAGACCGCCGCCGGAGGGGCTCGCGGTGCCTCCGCGTCCGGGCCTGCTCGCGCGGCTGCGCGCGGCGTTTGGCGGGAAGGCCTTGGGCGACGCCGCACGTGCGGAGGGCGGCGCTCGCGCTCCCGGGCTGCTGCGGCGCCTCTTCGGTTCACCCGGTGGAAGCGCGTCGGGCTCCACTTCCTCCGGGGCGGGCGGCCCCGGTCTGCTCGCGCGGCTCGCCGCGTGGTTCCAGCGGGGCGGCTCCCAGCCGTCGCTGCCCTCGGGCGCTCCCGGCGGCGCGAGCGGCATGCAGCGCGCCTCCGCTTCCTCGGCGCCCCGCGCCCCCTCCTGGCTGGGTCGGTGGCTGGCGGCCCTCTTCGGAGGCTCCGAGCAGGAGTCGGGTGGACCGACGACTCCCACGCGCGGTGACTCCGGCGCGGCGCCCCGGGGCACCCAGGCGCCGCCGCCCGGCCCTGGCATGCTGTCCCGCCTGTCCGAGTGGATGCTGCGCAACACGCCGCTGGGCGAGCTGCTGGGCCGCCGCAAGGCGGAGTACGTGCGCCGCCTCTTCGACATGTTCGAGGAGGGCAACCTCCAGGAGGCCCTGCGCTACGCCATCCCCCTGGGCGCGAACCTGGACGAGAACACGCGGGTGTCATTGGGCCTGCCCGGCCCCCGCGAGTCGCTCTCCATCCAGCCGGCGAAGGGCGGCGCCGCCTCCGTCTTCGGGGGTGGCGAGGACCTGTTCGCCGCCCTCAAGGAGCGCTACCGCGACGCCTTCCGCCGCTACGAGCGCGAGGGCCGCATCGACGAAGCCGCCTTCATCCTGGCCGAGCTGCTGGGCGCGCACGAGGAGGCCGTCTCCTTCCTGGAGCGGCACGAGCGCTTCAAGCTGGCCGCCGAGCTGGCCGAGGGCCGTGGCCTGGCTCCGGGACTGGTGGTGCGCCAGTTGTTCCTCGCGAAGGACGTGGCGCGCGCGATGGCCGTCGCCCGGCGCAGCGGCGCCTTCGCGGACGCGGTGCTGCGGCTGGAGCGCACGCACCCGCGAGAGGCCCGCGCACTGAGGCTGCTGTGGGGCGACGCGCTCGCCGATTCCGGTGACTGGGCGCGCGCGGTGCAAGCGGTGTGGCCGCTCTCCGAGGCCCGCGAGCTGGCACGCGGCTGGGTGGAGCGGGGCGTGGCGTGCGGCGGCGCGTCCGGCGCGCGACTGCTGGCGCTGTGGGTTACCGCCTTCCCCGACGGACTCCCGGCGGCGGAGGCACGGGTGCGCGAGCTGCTCGAGGACGACAGCCTGGAGCGCGCTCCCGAGCGCCACGCCTTCGCCCTCACCCTCGCGGGCGAGTCCCCCTCCGCGGGCCGCACCGCGCTCGTGGTGCCCACGGTGCGCGCGCTGCTGCGGGACAGGGCGGCGGGCGGGGCCCTCTTCGCCTCCGACTTCCTCACCCGCCTGCTGCGCGACGCTCCCGATGGCGCGCTGCGCACGGACCTGCCTCCGTTGTCCGAGCGCGTCCGCACCGCGTGGAGCAGTGACCCGTCCCGCGCGCCGGTCCACGCCACCGTCCGTGCCACGGACGAGGGCGCCTTTCCGGTCCACGACGCGGTGGCGCTGCCGGATGGGCGGCTGCTCCTCGCGCTGGGCGAGGCGGGCGCGCGGCTGGTGCGCGCGGATGGACGGACGGTGGCGCACTTCGATGTGCCCGCCTTCGCGCTGGTGCCCTCCATTCACGGGGACAGGGCGCTGGCGCTCGCGCCGCGCGGCGAGGTGCGGCGCCTGTCGCGGCTGGACCTGGTGGCGCGCAGGGCCTCCTCGTGGTGCGACGCGCCGCTGGACGCGTGGGCGCCCACCTACGACGGCAGTGTCTGGTTCACCGCCGTGGGGAGCACGGTGATGATGGTGGACGCGCTCGCCACCGGCTTGCGCGCCCTCTGGCGGGTGACGGACGTGCCCGGCCCGGTGCGGGCCCTGGCCGTGGACTCCGCGCGCCTGAGCTTCCTCTCCGCGAACCTGGAGCGATGGACCTACGACCTGCCCCAGGGCCCCACGCTGCGAGACCGCGGCGAGATGGCGCAGGCGGCGAGCTTCCTCGCGGGGACGCTCCTGTCCGCCTCGTTGACCGCGGACGGCGAGGCGGTGGTGATGGCGGCGATTCGGGTGCCTGACCGGCGGTCCACCCTGGCGGAGGGCCAGGAGACAGGGCTGACAAGGCTCGAGACACAGGCCTCCTATCTGCGGCCCACGAGCACCCGCAAGTCGGTTCCACCGGGGATGCTCCACGCCGGACGCGCGGCCGTCTTCCTCTCCGAGGCGTGGCGGGTGGATATGGCGCACGCCGAGGGCCACTGGCGGCTGTACCTGTCGGACGCGCGAGACACCATGCGCGGCCAGCTCACCTTCGAGGGAGACGCGCAGCCCCGCTTGCGCCTCACCGCCACCGCGCTGCTGGCCTTCGATGCGCGCGGACGGCTGCTATGGGTGGACCTGGAGGAGGGCACCGCGCGGCATGTCGCCGTGCAGTGA
- a CDS encoding serine/threonine-protein kinase encodes MSSLPSDVPPLPQVLLRSGRTSYEFVRVLGTAHHGELVLTRRRHDSGFGGYAVLKRPRRAVAEAARRLLEEGRLSAQLHHPNLVSVHHLKGPDDAPVLVFEHTPGHRLDTLMEASARAQLPFSEGFALYLTAEVADALHHAHNLTDEYGRALHVVHRDVGPHNILVTEHGAVKLMDFGAAWSRLAGRVGTDGDELQGSLAYAAPEHVAQLQLDGRADLFSLGIVLLQLLTGRHLFEGADRFDAERRSRHERRPEQDSTTREHALDAAMREAISHAASLELTRCILACSRADVEEATRAVPAALAPLVQKALAPDRVERFNTAAELARALREHLRRTGQVFGRAEALAELAGLRYAAMRVQAGESPEDAMEDRLLPEDDSAS; translated from the coding sequence CGAGTTCGTCCGGGTGCTGGGCACCGCCCACCACGGAGAGCTGGTGCTCACCCGCCGCCGCCATGACTCGGGCTTCGGCGGCTACGCCGTCCTCAAGCGCCCGCGGCGCGCCGTGGCCGAGGCCGCGCGCAGGCTGCTGGAGGAGGGGCGGCTGAGCGCGCAGCTGCACCACCCGAACCTCGTCTCGGTGCACCACCTCAAGGGCCCCGACGACGCACCGGTGCTCGTCTTCGAGCACACGCCCGGCCACCGCCTGGACACGCTGATGGAGGCCTCCGCCCGCGCCCAGCTTCCCTTCTCCGAGGGCTTCGCCCTCTATCTCACCGCCGAGGTGGCGGACGCGCTGCACCACGCCCACAACCTCACGGACGAGTACGGACGTGCGCTCCACGTGGTGCACCGCGATGTGGGCCCCCACAACATCCTCGTCACCGAGCATGGCGCGGTGAAGCTGATGGACTTCGGCGCGGCCTGGTCCCGGCTGGCCGGGCGCGTGGGCACGGATGGGGATGAGCTGCAGGGCAGCCTCGCCTACGCCGCCCCCGAGCACGTGGCCCAGCTGCAGCTGGACGGGCGCGCGGACCTGTTCAGCCTGGGCATCGTCCTGCTCCAGCTGCTCACCGGCCGCCACCTCTTCGAGGGCGCGGACCGCTTCGACGCCGAGCGCCGCAGCCGCCACGAGCGCAGGCCCGAGCAGGACTCCACCACCCGCGAGCACGCGCTGGACGCCGCCATGCGTGAGGCCATCAGCCACGCGGCCTCGCTCGAGCTGACCCGCTGCATCCTCGCCTGCTCGCGCGCGGACGTGGAGGAGGCCACCCGCGCGGTGCCCGCCGCCCTCGCCCCCCTCGTCCAGAAGGCCCTGGCCCCGGACCGGGTGGAGCGCTTCAACACCGCCGCGGAGCTGGCGCGCGCCCTGCGCGAGCACCTGCGCCGCACCGGCCAGGTCTTCGGCCGCGCGGAGGCGCTCGCGGAGCTGGCCGGCCTGCGCTACGCCGCGATGCGCGTCCAGGCCGGCGAGTCCCCCGAGGACGCCATGGAGGACCGGCTCCTCCCCGAGGACGACTCCGCCTCCTGA